The Fusobacterium sp. SYSU M8D902 nucleotide sequence TTTTCGGAAGAACAGGTGGAGTATTAGAGGCGGCAATTAGAACACTCTATGAATGGCTAAGTGATGGAAAATTGGAAGATTTAGATTTTGTAAATTTAAGAGGTTTCCAAGAGGTCAGAGTGGCGGAGATAGAAGTGACTGGGATTAAATTGAAAGTAGCAGTAGTTCATGGTTTGGGAGCAGCTAGAAAATTGATAGAAGATATAAAATCTGGAAAAGAGTATTTTGACGCTATAGAGGTTATGGCATGTAAAGGTGGATGTGTTGGTGGAAGTGGACAACCATATCATCACGGTAATTTTGAGATAGTTAAAAAAAGAGCAGAAGGGTTACAAGATATAGATTATCATAAAGAATTGAGAGAATCTAATGAAAATGAGAGTGTAATGAAACTTTATGATAGATATATAGGTGAAGCTAATAATGAAGTTGCTCATAGACTACTTCACACTCATTATTTTGATAGAAAAGAGAAGTAGAGAGAGGTTTAAACTATTGTTAGTTAATTTTAAAAAAATAAATTTCAATAATCAAAATATTAGTGTTCACAATCAATTAATATTTTTTAAATTATACTTGACAAATTAAGGAAAATGTTATAAAATTAACTCAAGTAAATTAAAAGAAAGAATTAAAAATTTTATTAGGAGGGATTTGAATGCACGTAATAGATAAAGATACTTGTATCGGATGTGGAGCTTGTGAAGGAACTTGTCCAGTAGGAGCTATATCAGCAACTGATGATGGAAAATATGCTATCGGAGATGCTTGTGTAGACTGTGGAGCTTGTGCTGGAGGATGTCCAGTAGGAGCAATCGCTGCTGAGTAATAAGAGAAGTAGAAAGAGTCCGAAAGGACTCTTTTTTTTATCATTTTAGGAGGATTTTATTCATGTATAATGAGATAGATTTACATCATATGAACTTTGATGATGCTTTGAGAGTATTTATAACAAAGTATAATGCTTTATATAAAAAAGGTATGAGAAAAGAGATAGTAGTTATACATGGGTATGGCTCAAAATTTTTGGATAGCACACCAGTTATAAGAACAAAAATAAGAGAGTATTTTTTGAGAAATAAAGAGTGTGTAAAAATGAGATTGGATATGAATCCAGGTGTTACATATATTCTTCCACTAAAACCTCTTCCGATACCTAAGAAAAAGAAAAGATAATACTTTTCTTTTTTCTAATTACGAAGTATAATTTAAATAAAAGATTAGGAGAAAATTATGTATATAAAAACAAAAAAAGATATAGGTGAACATGAAAAAGAAGAGATTCTAAAGTTCCTTAGTGACAATAAATTGGGGAGCATAATAAGAAAAGAGGAAGAGTTTTATAAAATAGGTATAATTGGAGATAAAAATAAAGTAGATCTAGACAGACTACTCTCTTTTGATGGAGTAGATGAGTTAGTTCCAATTGGGAAGAGTTATAAGTTTGTAAGTAGAGAGTTTCAACCACAGGATACTATAGTAGAGATAAAGGGGAAAAAAATAGGTGGAGGAAATTTTTTAGTTATGGCAGGGCCATGTGCTATAGAGAGTAGAGAGTCAATATTTGAGATAGCTAGAGAGGTAAAGAAAGCAGGAGCTCAAGTATTGAGAGGGGGAGCTTTCAAACCTAGAACATCACCATATGATTTTCAAGGATTGGGAGAGATCGGACTAAAATATATGAGAGAAGCAGCTGACGAGTATGGATTGCTTGTGGTAACAGAGGTTATGGATAGCAATGATATAGAATTGATAGAAAAATATGCAGATATTTTTCAAGTAGGTGCAAGAAATATGCAAAATTTCTCTTTGCTAAAAGCTTTGGGAAGATGCAATAAACCAATCTTATTAAAGAGAGGATTGAGTGCTACAATGAGAGAGTTATTGATGGCAGCTGAATATATAGTTGCATATGGGAATAAAGAGGTAATCCTATGTGAAAGAGGGATAAGAACCTTTGAAACAATAACAAGAAATACTGTAGATATAAATGCTATTCCACTTTTAAAAGAAAAATCACATCTTCCTGTAATAATAGATGCTAGTCATGGAACAGGAAGACGTAGTCTAGTAGAACCAGTAACTTTGGCTGGAGTGATTGCAGGTGCTGATGGTGCTATGGTAGAGGTACATGAGAATCCTGAGTGTGCAACATCAGATGGAATGCAATCTCTATATTTTAAAGATTTTGAAAAGTTAATGAGAAATTTAGATAAAACATTAAAATTAAAGGCTGAATTGGAGTAGTTTATGTTTGTAGAAAAGAAAAACTATTTAGTTCTAAAAGAGTTTCAAAACTTGGGAATAGAAGCTATATATACCAAAAAAAATTATGGAAATGTTTTAGAGCTTCCTAAAGAGAGATTTTTAAAGGATTTTGGTGGGATTGAGAAAAATATTGTAGCGGGACATCAAACACATAGTGATAATATAGAGATAATAGAAAGCTTGGATAAACTCTATTTTGAGGATACAGATGGTTTTATAACCAATAGAAAAGATATTGTTATCTATACAAAATACGCAGATTGTTTACCTATTTATATAGTTGATAGTGTTAAGGAGATAATTGCTCTTGTTCATTCAGGTTGGCAGGGTAGTTTTAAAGGAATAGGAAAAAAAGCCATAGAGATGATGGTAGAGAGATATGGTTGTAATTTAAAAGATATAAAAGTGGCATTTGGTATAGGTATATCCTCTAAAAATTACGAAGTGGGAGAGGAGTTCCTTAAAAAATTTCAAGAAAAATATCCTAAAGATATGATAGATTATAGTTTTAAAAATGAAAATGGAAAAATTCTATATGATAACCAAAAATTTGTCTACTTAGATCTAGTAAAATTTGGAATAGATGAAAATAATATAATATTGAATGAGCTATGTAGCTATGAGGGAGAGTTTCACTCTTATAGGCGAGATAGAGAGAGCTCTGGAAGAAATGGAGCATTTATCTTTTTTAGATAGAAAATTGAGATAATAAAGAAAGAGGAAAAAAATTACTGTATAGGCAGTAACTTTTTTCCTCTTTTACTATTTAACATTATTAATAACTTTTAAAACTTTTCCAATAATTTTAAACTCATCTTCAGGATATACATAGATTGGTTGATAATTAGGGTTATCACTAAGTAAAGCAAAGAAATTTTTAGTAACTTTTATTCTTTTAACAAATGATTCACCATTCACTAGAAATGCTCCAACCTCTCCATCTTTTAACTCCTCTCCCTGTCTACAAAGAATGATTGATTGATTTTTAATAGTAGGCTCCATAGAGTCACCTTTTACATTTATAGCAAAAACATTATCAGAATTTCTTATTCCAGGTAGTGAGATAAAATCAACAGGCTCTTCATCAGTGATCAAACCTATCCCAGCACTTATTCTAGAGAAAAGCGGGATTAGTGTGTTATTATTGCTAATATCCTTTATAACTCTTCTTTTAGAGAGTTCTTTCTCATCAGATAATCTTTTAAGCTCATTTAAGATAATATCTGGAGTTCTCTCTATAGCAGCTAAATATTTTAGTTTTTCACCTTCAGAAGGAGTAAGTAATAGTACTTTGATAAGGCTATCAAGAACTTCTTCACTAGGAGGATTTTTGATCTCTCCTCTTTCAATACCGTTATAATATGATTGAGTTATACCAGCTAATTTTGAAACTTTATTTTGACTTAGTCCAAGAGCTTCTCTTTTTGTTTTTATATATGTCTTAAAATCCATTACTATACCTCCTATATATATATATAAATAATTATAATATATTTTTCTCAAAATATCAAGTAATAAAATAGGGTATTGACAAATTTAGATATTAGTTATAATATATATCTATAAATATAGTTATCTATTACTAAATATAAAAATGGAGGGAATATTATGAAGATATTGATAAGAAATAAAAAATGGGAAACAACATTTAATAGAGTAACATTAATATGTGAGGTAACAAATTGTAATAAGATATTTAGTATTAAATTTGCTTATAAGGGAAATGAGATAACTATCAAAACTAATAACTTAGATAATACATTCAAATACTTGGAGAGAATATTCAATGAAAAAATCCTTGAAAATATTTCAAATGAAACAAAAATGGTAAGTTAAGGATAAAAATAAAAATTACTTTGCAAATAGATTATTTATAT carries:
- a CDS encoding Smr/MutS family protein — its product is MYNEIDLHHMNFDDALRVFITKYNALYKKGMRKEIVVIHGYGSKFLDSTPVIRTKIREYFLRNKECVKMRLDMNPGVTYILPLKPLPIPKKKKR
- the aroF gene encoding 3-deoxy-7-phosphoheptulonate synthase, translated to MYIKTKKDIGEHEKEEILKFLSDNKLGSIIRKEEEFYKIGIIGDKNKVDLDRLLSFDGVDELVPIGKSYKFVSREFQPQDTIVEIKGKKIGGGNFLVMAGPCAIESRESIFEIAREVKKAGAQVLRGGAFKPRTSPYDFQGLGEIGLKYMREAADEYGLLVVTEVMDSNDIELIEKYADIFQVGARNMQNFSLLKALGRCNKPILLKRGLSATMRELLMAAEYIVAYGNKEVILCERGIRTFETITRNTVDINAIPLLKEKSHLPVIIDASHGTGRRSLVEPVTLAGVIAGADGAMVEVHENPECATSDGMQSLYFKDFEKLMRNLDKTLKLKAELE
- a CDS encoding 4Fe-4S binding protein, whose protein sequence is MHVIDKDTCIGCGACEGTCPVGAISATDDGKYAIGDACVDCGACAGGCPVGAIAAE
- a CDS encoding LexA family transcriptional regulator, yielding MDFKTYIKTKREALGLSQNKVSKLAGITQSYYNGIERGEIKNPPSEEVLDSLIKVLLLTPSEGEKLKYLAAIERTPDIILNELKRLSDEKELSKRRVIKDISNNNTLIPLFSRISAGIGLITDEEPVDFISLPGIRNSDNVFAINVKGDSMEPTIKNQSIILCRQGEELKDGEVGAFLVNGESFVKRIKVTKNFFALLSDNPNYQPIYVYPEDEFKIIGKVLKVINNVK
- the pgeF gene encoding peptidoglycan editing factor PgeF; the encoded protein is MFVEKKNYLVLKEFQNLGIEAIYTKKNYGNVLELPKERFLKDFGGIEKNIVAGHQTHSDNIEIIESLDKLYFEDTDGFITNRKDIVIYTKYADCLPIYIVDSVKEIIALVHSGWQGSFKGIGKKAIEMMVERYGCNLKDIKVAFGIGISSKNYEVGEEFLKKFQEKYPKDMIDYSFKNENGKILYDNQKFVYLDLVKFGIDENNIILNELCSYEGEFHSYRRDRESSGRNGAFIFFR